ACGGAAGAAGCTTATATGGATCGATGTAAAACTTGTCTCCAGCTGAGTAAGAAGCCGCTATAATTCCTTCCGCCATTTTAATGGAGAAAAACTACAAATATTATATAATTAGAACCAAATTAAACTACAAAAGCATACAAATTAATATGAAACATAGTGGCAGCAAGAAAAAATATACAAAGAACGGACTAATGACTCACTGATTCGTTAATTGGACCGAAAATTTCATCGACTTTCCCAATCTGAGTCTTGTTCTGAAGATAAATGGGAGCATTAAAGTAAGGTATCTTCTCATTAGTTAGCTTTGTAACAGCATCGCCTTCGCAAGCGTGAACGAAGGACGCAACCTCTACATTCACCACAATCAATCCATCAGCAAATGCATATAATTACACATATCTATATACATAAACATTCAATAGAGATAAcaaattaaaataagaaaaatgaGAATGCATCTACAGATACAAACACAGAGAGAGGGAGGGATGGAGAGAGAGGGGGAGGGGAAgagagggagagaaagagaggggggagagatagggagagagagagaaacaaCTGACCAACAACTTCAGCAGGAGGGCCTTCATCTTGATAACCACGACCACCGCCGCCGAAGCCACGACCGCCACCGCCTCTTCCCCGGCCGCCTCCGAAGCCACGGCCGCCGTCTCTTCCGCCTCTAAAGCCGCCGCCTCTCGGTGGTCGCATTGTTTGGGAGAGAGAGAATTAAGAAAAAAATGTAATTTTGAAGGGGCGGAGCGGAGTGAAAGTGAGAATTAGGGTTTTTCAGCTATTTAGGGTTTAAGCATGTTTGTGGCCGTCTTTTGTAAATTTACACAAATATCCTTCCTGCCTACTAAAGGTTAATTTCATGGCTTGGGCTCGAGGAAGCCAGAGTTATTGGATCAAAGTATCAAATCTATAAAACTTGGGTTAGAAAAAGGGTAAAATGACTATTTTATCACTATAGTCAGTAGTAATTTGCAACCGAGTCACCAAGTTAAAAAAGTTTTCAGTCAAATCATGATGTATTTTAAAACTTACAAATTCATCACTGCCGTCAGTACCGTTAAAATCCCTAACGGAAAAATGGCGTGGCATACTCTCAAGTTCATCTCAACTTTCAATTAGGTCATTAACTTTATCTCAATTTTCAACTAGGTTATCAActaaatttgattttaaaatatattaaatttaaaattgaaCATACTCATTTATTTCATATACTTagaaaaatttcataattttcagtTTAATTAATTTTTCTCCGAACAGGGCAGTACACTTTAATTGAATTTAAATTTGCATAACCATTTAATTTAtactttatttttttaatttttattgaatgttacactttaattaaatttaaatttgaacGTACCATTTCAATCCATATTCTTATAATCGATACAAGTGAACAAATATTTAGATATCACATTTTTTCCGATAATTTCATTTCCTCCATAAATAGTGTTAATGTTTTCTGTGtgattaaaatataattaaatttagAATTGATTAAATATTGTACAAAATTAATCGGTACGATAAAAGAACTCCCAAAAGAAGATAGTATGCTAATAAATTCATAAAGTGAAAaacatataaattattttatttctcAATTCAATTTTTCTGATAGTAATAATTGATACCAATAATTTtgtaaattatttttttgaatgaTTACAATTTAAAAAGTCATatcactttttttaaaaaaattatttgatttgTTATATTTTCAATATTCCATTTCTTTCCCAATAAGTGACCTAATTTAACACATAGTTCAGTGAtgaatttgaaaatttaaagATGATGTACCATAATTTAACGGTCTCCGTTAAAGGTCAACACATTTTTAACGGCGGTGCAAGTATTCTGAACTTCGGTGATGTGATTGCAAGTTAATTATAATTTCATGATGCGATTGAGAGCTTTTTTTAACTTGGTGACCCACTTGCAAGTTATTAGTGACTACAGTGACCAAATAGCCATTTTACCCCTTTATATTTTAAGAATGTAAGTGTCATTTGTTGAAGTCAGTTCTGTAGCTGCAAAATTTAATCAGTATATCTCATGGTTACAAGTTTCATAAACTAAGTAACGCGTAACTAGTTCACCTTCGTTTGAAATGGACTTGTTAAAATacataataaataatattaagaTGTTATACacattaaaaataaaattgtacaccaagaacaatatttttttacttttttttaatatgcaagtaaataattaaatttaactTATTCTAAATTATCTTTGTATAATCTTATAACTATTCTTGCCCATGAAGTCAATACCCAAATGTTTGTTATGTTACTGGTCAGAGTCAAAAGCTTATCAGAATCAATATACAAAACATGTTTTTTCCTCATAAACTCAGTGTCATTGTGCTTAActaattaaaatttaaaagaaaGAGCACTATAAACGTTGTACATATTGAAAGAAGTGAACTGCAGTCGGCTTAGATTTGAGGCTCTAGTAGTTGTACATATTGTTATGTTTTTGTTCTTGTTCCGCTAAACGTCTACACAATACATCTTGGTTTATAAATTTGTTGGTCACTTTGATTAGCTAGTCTGACACTTCATAAGTAACAAACTTCTCCCCCCCCCCCAAAACAAGCTGAAATTATCCAACAATCTCCCTTCTTCCACTGCTGGGACTGCTTTAACATTGGCTTGTATATGAATGTTTGGGGGGTGCTATACTGTTATTCAGCACGAAGTATAAGCAAATCTGTGTTCCTAAAACTCACCATAGTTTTTTACCCCAACAATACATGATCTGACACATGAGAACATATCTAACATATGATTGGGAAAGCCAGATTTCAACGTCTGAAGGGTCCAACAAACCCAAAGGCAAATCCAAAATCCCACACCTTACTCGAACTATTTAAAACCTTATTCTGTTATAGGTTGCCTAGTAAGTGAAGGGAAAATGCGGATGGCATCAAACCCCAAGTTTACATTCCGGCACTTCATCACCCAACATGTAACATTTCAAGTATGTTACATAAGTAAGCCTGAAGGCACACAAGATTATAACTAAGGTGCACCGGAAACTACTGGCTAATGGCTTATATAAACAAGCCAGTTATTCACGAGATGTTCTCTCTTTCAGACTAGTCAGAAACCTAGCTGCAACCACCACTTCTGGTATAACCGAGTTCTTCACGTGTGCCTAGATCTTTAAGGTGTAATTATCTTACCAAATATTCTTGCAAACAAAAGATTTATTGTAAGCTGTTTTAATTAGATTCAAATATTACACAATTATCTGTCTTTCTTTGCCTCTGTTTTTTATGTAATAAACAGAGAACACTTGACAATTAACGGGAAACGATGATATGGCGAAGATAGCTAAAATATTACACATGATAGCAGGGTTTAACGATGTCAAAAAGACATCTAAGACCCGCAGCAACGATCTTAGTATGGGTGCTTTAATCCTGGAGTTCAACAAGTTGCCCAGGTAATTGCTCTTGGGGGGGGGTTTGATTGCTGCTATAAGAGATGGGTACTCTAAAACCTGGACTTGATCAAGTTTCACAGTTAACTGCTTTAAGGGGGTTTGTTACTGCTATAGGAGATGTCCCGATGGTAGTTTATATTTTCTCAAACTTAATAAGGTAGACAGAACTGACATCATGCTTATAGAGGGGTCTATCCTAGTACTTTATACATATATTTAGTTTAGACGATGCATGGTTCCCTGTACATAATTCTGGCAATCCCTCAAATAATCACCGTAAAGCCTTTGTTCAATGACTTGAGAATTCCAATTCCTTCATAGAGTAGACTATATGCTACTAGGATAATTTCAACACATGTTACTTCACAATGTTAcctataaatataataaatataatagaTTAATCATCAACAAAATGAAACATGTACAGTTAGATATGTGCACCTAGAGGCAACACAAAGGTCAAGTAATCAAACATCATAGTAAGTTCATAACTACTCGTGCAGTAATATTGGTCAATGAAATTAACATTGGAAAGCAGCTTAATTTAGCATTCAATATAGAATTCAAAAAGGTTAATTTAGCATTCAAAATAGAATTCGAAATATCCAGAAATGAAAATTTAAACAGGCATAATTGAAATACAAATTCTCTAAAACCTCCCTCTTCCCCTAAAACCTCTGCCACCACGACTACCGTCTCGGAATCCACCGCCTCGCCCACCTCTTGGGGCACCCCTTCCCCGAAAACCACCACCTCCACCACGACTAAATCCACGTCCACCGCCTTTTCCTCCTCCACGACCTCCACCTCTACCACCAGCCGATGCTTGTCCCCTGAAAATAGTATCAGGAACAAAATGAGGAAATAATTAGATGATATCAAAACAAACACAATCAAAGTCTTGAACCAAACAATTATGCAGAAACAAAAGTCCAGAACAACTTGAAGAATGGAGAAGctcaaataaaatacaaatattTCTCTATTACATATCACAGTGCTTTCTCTTACAGAAAAATGATCTTTAATCTCAGTCATTTAAAAAACCAATGTAAAAGCACAACCTATCATAACACTGCATATCATGGATTTATTTTTCCAATATAGAATTCTTTTGCAGTCATGTTACAACAATGACATAAATAAAGTTTTAGTTTACAATTTTAGGGAAACTAGCAAATATTAGAATATTAGAATAAGCAGTGTTATCTGATCAATACACAGATATACTGTTGCACTTTTGACAAAGAGATCAAAGGATTACTACCTACTTCTCTTGGAAAGTAATGGTTCCAAACAGACtacatttatattttataaacTGACCTTTTATAAACGGTTAAAAGGCAACTTAATACCAGAAGGAACCTATACGATTTCTCCAACAATTTTAAAGAAAAACAGTGTGATGTTTCATCTTCAATACAAATTGCCACGGATTGATCTTCATGAAGCATACTATATACATTAAATTTATTACATCATATCAAGTGTATTACAACTATTCAAAGCATGAACAAAAAGCACATCTTTAAGACCAACGCATAGCATATACGAAACTTACTTTGGTTGTGGAAGAAATCTAGACAACGGAAGAAGCTTATATGGTTCGATGTAAAACTTGTCTCCAGCTGAGTAAGAAGCCGCTATAATTCCTTCAACCATTTTAATGGAGAAAAACTACAAATATTATATAATTAGAACCAAATTAAACTACAAAAGCATACAAATTAATATGAAACATAGTGGCGGCAAGAAAAAATATACAAAGAACGGACTAATGACTCACTGATTCGTTAATTGGACCGAAAATTTCATCGACTTCCCCAATCTGAGTCTTGTTCTGAAGATAAATGGGAGCATTAAAGTAAGGTATCTTCTCATTAGTTAGCTTTGTAACAATATCGCCTTCGCAAGCGTGAACGAAAGACGCGACCTCTACATTCACCACAATCAATCGATAAGCAAATGCATATAATTACACATATCTATATACATAAACATTCAATAGAGATAAcaaattaaaataagaaaaatgaGAATGCATCTACAGATACAAAcacacagagagagagagagggggagggatagagagagagggggaggggaagagagggagagagaggggggtgggagggggagagagagagagagacaattGACCAACAACTTCAGCAGGAGGGCTTTCATCTTGATAACCACGACCGCCGCCGCCGAAGCCACGACCGCCACCGCCTCTTCCTCGGCCGCCTTCGAAACCACTGCCCCCGTCTCTTCCGCCTCTAAAGCCGACGCCTCTTGGTGGTCGCATTGTTTGGGAGAGAGAGAATTAAGAAAAAATGTAATTTTGAAGGGGCAGAGTGGAGTGAAAGCGAGAATTGAGAATTAGGGTTTTTCAGCTATTTAGGGTTTAAACATGTTTGTGGCCCTCTTTTGTAAAATTATACATATATCCTTCCTTCTTTCCTACTAATAAAGGTTAATTTCATGGCTTGGACTTGGGGAAACCCAAAGTTATTGGATCAAAATATCAAATTTATAAAACTTGGGTTAGGAAAATGTGTTTCAGAAGTACTTTAAGATCACTTTAGAATTTATTTTGTAAACTTTTATCAATATATTCCTAAACTTTACTATCAAAGAAAAAAGTAAATTACACTGAATACCCTCCCatccaaaaaaaaattatattactCTATACCCATTTTGGTAAATATACTTTCAGCTATGGATAGTCCAACTTTAAATTAGTAAACCAGCTCTTCCATTTTTACACTTTTTTGGGTTAAAAGTTGAATAATCCGGTTTCATGGATAAAACCCATGTCTATTAATGTGAAATCATATTAAATATTGTGTAATAAATAACAAGATCATGCCTAAGATTACTCCTCAATTTAAATAACATTCAAATTCAAAAACATTAATGCTTCAATCAAGTATAAACATATAATTCAAATTCAAATGTATTCTTTCTTCATATCAATTAACAGTACATCAGTATACCCGTTTTTAAATTTCATAACTACCCACACCTCCATGATAGCATACATCATGTATTTTTTTAAATTGAATTTATTGTTTCTCAATTTTGATCATCTTCTTCAATACGGAATCAATGCACATCGGTTATCCTCACAAATATTGAATACATCACATCTTTCCTCATGTATGTATCCTATTTTTATCCCGGTTTTTGTTAATGGTTAAATCTGGTAAAACGATAGTATCTTTTTCATGTTTTTTTCTGTGATTTAGGAACGATGAATTAGTATTGCTTGATTCCTCCATTAAAACAGGCTTGATTTAATCAGGGCGAATTATTAATATACATTAACTGTTGTTATTAATTTTAAGTTGATTTTGATAGTATTTTATTGTTTACTTTTGCTTGTGCATTGTACATGTTTGATGAAAACTCCCAAAGGTATGTTATGCAAAATCAAATTGTGATTATGCAGTTGGTTATCTT
This sequence is a window from Apium graveolens cultivar Ventura chromosome 9, ASM990537v1, whole genome shotgun sequence. Protein-coding genes within it:
- the LOC141686603 gene encoding H/ACA ribonucleoprotein complex subunit 1-like protein 2; the protein is MRPPRGGGFRGGRDGGRGFGGGRGRGGGGRGFGGGGRGYQDEGPPAEVVEVASFVHACEGDAVTKLTNEKIPYFNAPIYLQNKTQIGKVDEIFGPINESFFSIKMAEGIIAASYSAGDKFYIDPYKLLPLSRFLPQPKGQASAGGRGGGRGGGRGGGRGFSRGGGGGFRGRGAPRGGRGGGFRGGSRGGGGFRGRGRF
- the LOC141687275 gene encoding H/ACA ribonucleoprotein complex subunit 1-like protein 2, whose amino-acid sequence is MRPPRGVGFRGGRDGGSGFEGGRGRGGGGRGFGGGGRGYQDESPPAEVVEVASFVHACEGDIVTKLTNEKIPYFNAPIYLQNKTQIGEVDEIFGPINESFFSIKMVEGIIAASYSAGDKFYIEPYKLLPLSRFLPQPKGQASAGGRGGGRGGGKGGGRGFSRGGGGGFRGRGAPRGGRGGGFRDGSRGGRGFRGRGRF